The stretch of DNA AATCGGAATTAATGACCAGGCAGACGATCTTTCAAAATATGGAGCTGACCATTTCAAGAATTCGGTTTTAGTCCATCTTTCTTCAGCGTCTGTTCCCAAAAAGATTCCCTCAGCATCAATGAAATTAAAATAAGATTCTTGGTCAGAAATCTCAGCGGATTTATGCCAACTATCTAATAGGTTATTTACCATCGTGTTTTCATCTTGCTGAGAAACTGCTTGCGAGGCGAGGAAAAATGTTAACAAAACAAAATACTTCATGATAACCTCTGCGAATTGGATGGATCCGTGGATTGAGTACTATCTTTATCTTTCAGGAATTGCTCTTTGATTAGTTCCAACTTGGATTTTGTGTCAGCATCTAAAAGGGGATAAGTAAGTTCACATTTATCCAATTTTTGGACTATTATTTCGCTGACTGCATAGCGGGAGAACCATTTTCTGTCTGATGGAATTATGTACCAAGGTGCGTAATCTTTACTCGTATAGGAAAATGCATCCTCGTATGCCTTCATGTAGTCGTTCCAATATTTTCTTTCTTCAATATCTTTAAGTGAGAATTTCCAATTTTTTGTTTCTGAATCAATCCTTGAAATGAATCTTTCCATTTGTTCTTCAATAGAAATGTTCAGGTAAAACTTCAAGATTATGACACCATTTTGGAACAAGTACTTTTCAAAGTCATTTATCTGTTTATATCTTTCACGCCAGATGTTTTCGGTTATTAGCTTTTGAGGAA from Ignavibacteria bacterium encodes:
- a CDS encoding polyphosphate kinase 2 family protein; its protein translation is MTNGFNTEKFLVREGQNVDLSKYDPKFTGEFTSKVDVKSLLKTNRKKLSRLQSKLYAQNQYSLLIILQGMDASGKDGIIKNVMSGVNPQGCQVFSFKEPSKEELDHDYLWRIHKAIPERGRIGIFNRSHYEEVVIVQVHDLIRKQNIPQKLITENIWRERYKQINDFEKYLFQNGVIILKFYLNISIEEQMERFISRIDSETKNWKFSLKDIEERKYWNDYMKAYEDAFSYTSKDYAPWYIIPSDRKWFSRYAVSEIIVQKLDKCELTYPLLDADTKSKLELIKEQFLKDKDSTQSTDPSNSQRLS
- a CDS encoding nuclear transport factor 2 family protein translates to MKYFVLLTFFLASQAVSQQDENTMVNNLLDSWHKSAEISDQESYFNFIDAEGIFLGTDAEERWTKTEFLKWSAPYFERSSAWSLIPIRRNVIFSGDTAVAWFDEDLETGMGPCRGSGVLVKKGNNWKLVHYNLALTIPNEAVKEIQQIVQEKLKLRK